In the Alkaliphilus oremlandii OhILAs genome, one interval contains:
- the yabP gene encoding sporulation protein YabP has product MEDRRTTRARNHSIMLENREKLNVSGVEHVNSFNSELVILETIAGVLTIKGEELDISKLNVEDGNVSVSGTIYALNYSDRESIGAKGAGFLGRMFK; this is encoded by the coding sequence TTGGAGGATCGAAGAACGACGAGAGCAAGAAACCATAGTATTATGCTAGAAAACAGAGAAAAACTCAATGTTTCTGGAGTAGAGCATGTCAATAGCTTTAATAGTGAGCTTGTGATCCTAGAAACAATCGCTGGTGTCTTAACCATTAAGGGAGAAGAACTGGACATTAGCAAGCTAAACGTGGAAGATGGCAATGTTTCCGTTAGCGGAACGATCTATGCGTTGAATTATAGCGATAGAGAGAGCATCGGAGCGAAAGGGGCGGGCTTTTTAGGAAGAATGTTTAAGTAA
- a CDS encoding SpoIID/LytB domain-containing protein produces MYKKISWIVVVLLTISLAGCGPAKKPKENVQEKKIVEDIKKPPIPDAISQGENKEPKVKVYLTEGQRVEEMKFEDYVVGVLAGEMSNNFPEKALEAQAILARTFVMEFVTEKGQSKYEGAHVSTDIEEAQAWNAKEVNDKIINAVANTRGQVLLHDGKYVKAWFHAHAGGMTATAKEGLGYKDQEPPYIQVVESPDSKKAPPEAAKWTAQFTKQEIKNAMEKIGKKPMDFNSIEIVNRGPSGRATELKIGEETVEAAAFRVALDSTKMKSTKLESITVSGDQVNMSGTGYGHGVGMSQWGAYQMAEEGKSVKDIINHYFKGVEIVKLWE; encoded by the coding sequence ATGTATAAAAAAATAAGCTGGATTGTAGTTGTATTACTTACAATATCTCTTGCTGGATGTGGACCAGCCAAAAAACCAAAAGAGAATGTACAAGAAAAGAAAATCGTTGAAGATATAAAAAAACCGCCCATCCCAGATGCGATTAGCCAAGGAGAGAACAAAGAGCCTAAGGTGAAAGTATACTTGACCGAGGGACAGCGAGTGGAGGAAATGAAATTTGAAGATTATGTGGTAGGCGTTCTTGCAGGAGAGATGAGCAATAACTTTCCAGAGAAAGCCTTAGAAGCACAGGCGATATTGGCAAGAACCTTCGTTATGGAGTTTGTTACAGAAAAAGGACAATCCAAATATGAGGGTGCCCACGTTTCTACAGATATAGAGGAAGCACAAGCTTGGAATGCAAAGGAAGTCAATGACAAGATCATCAATGCCGTTGCCAATACCAGAGGGCAAGTCCTTCTACACGACGGTAAATACGTAAAGGCTTGGTTCCATGCCCATGCGGGGGGAATGACTGCTACAGCCAAGGAAGGCTTGGGCTATAAGGATCAGGAGCCGCCCTACATTCAAGTAGTAGAATCTCCAGACTCTAAAAAAGCACCACCGGAAGCTGCCAAGTGGACTGCTCAGTTTACAAAGCAAGAAATAAAAAATGCTATGGAGAAAATCGGGAAAAAGCCCATGGATTTTAATAGCATAGAAATTGTCAATAGAGGGCCTTCTGGCAGAGCAACAGAGCTAAAAATCGGAGAAGAGACAGTGGAGGCAGCAGCCTTCCGAGTGGCTTTGGACAGTACTAAAATGAAATCTACGAAACTAGAATCCATTACCGTATCGGGGGATCAGGTCAATATGTCCGGTACGGGATATGGTCATGGCGTTGGTATGAGCCAATGGGGCGCCTACCAAATGGCAGAGGAAGGAAAAAGTGTGAAAGACATCATCAATCATTACTTTAAAGGTGTAGAAATCGTAAAGCTTTGGGAGTAA
- a CDS encoding RNA-binding S4 domain-containing protein: MRLDKYLKNSRIIKRRTVAKEACEGGRVSINGKVAKPSTEVALGDIIEIQFGDKTLKAEITNVAEHVTKEGSKEMFTIIE, encoded by the coding sequence ATGAGACTGGATAAATATCTAAAAAATTCAAGAATTATTAAGAGAAGAACTGTAGCAAAAGAAGCCTGCGAAGGTGGCAGAGTCTCCATCAATGGCAAGGTAGCGAAGCCCAGTACAGAAGTTGCTCTGGGCGATATCATAGAAATTCAATTTGGGGATAAAACCCTAAAGGCAGAAATAACCAATGTGGCTGAGCACGTAACCAAAGAAGGATCAAAAGAGATGTTTACCATTATTGAATAG
- a CDS encoding HU family DNA-binding protein: MKEELQMNKAELVAKMAEKAQLTKKDTELALNSFMETVEEALATGDKVQLVGFGTFEVRERKPRQGRNPRNPEQVIDIPASKAPVFKAGKTLKEQMNK; the protein is encoded by the coding sequence ATTAAGGAGGAATTACAAATGAATAAAGCTGAATTAGTTGCTAAAATGGCAGAAAAAGCTCAATTAACAAAGAAAGATACAGAACTTGCTCTAAATTCATTTATGGAGACAGTAGAGGAAGCATTAGCAACTGGAGATAAAGTGCAATTAGTAGGTTTTGGTACATTCGAAGTTAGAGAAAGAAAGCCAAGACAAGGAAGAAACCCAAGAAATCCAGAGCAAGTAATCGATATCCCAGCTTCAAAAGCTCCTGTATTTAAAGCAGGAAAAACTTTAAAAGAGCAAATGAATAAATAG
- a CDS encoding MazG nucleotide pyrophosphohydrolase domain-containing protein, which yields MGKLTIVGLGPGGKEHLTLAIYEAMKNHTNIYLRTEQHPVVPYLKEMGILFHTFDGAYDRYETFEEVYQHIADTVLQEAKSKDVLYAVPGHPFVAENTVQLIIEGCKEHHIEREVYPAMSFVDAMFMALEVDPVDGFQLIDGLNLDVMKPDPNMNTVITQVYDSFIASDIKLKLMNYYDDEQEIYVVRAAGVPGLQKIAKIKLYELDRLGWVDYLTTVFIKRIENSEKKYYNMNNLVQIMERLRSTEGCPWDRKQTHESLKKYLIEESGEVLEAIDACDDSSIEEELGDVLLQVVFHSQIAKERGAFQIEDVIRGICKKLIFRHPHIFGDQNAYTEEDVAKIWEEQKKKEKEMKNN from the coding sequence ATGGGAAAGTTGACCATCGTTGGACTAGGGCCAGGAGGAAAAGAGCATTTAACCTTGGCCATATATGAAGCAATGAAAAATCATACAAATATATATTTACGTACGGAACAGCATCCAGTGGTACCTTATTTAAAGGAAATGGGCATTCTCTTCCATACCTTCGATGGTGCCTACGATCGATACGAAACCTTTGAAGAAGTCTACCAGCATATAGCGGATACTGTCCTTCAGGAGGCTAAAAGTAAGGATGTGCTCTATGCAGTACCAGGGCACCCTTTTGTGGCAGAGAATACGGTACAGCTGATCATAGAGGGCTGTAAGGAGCATCATATAGAAAGAGAAGTATACCCAGCTATGAGCTTTGTGGATGCCATGTTTATGGCGCTGGAAGTAGATCCAGTAGACGGTTTTCAATTGATTGATGGCCTCAATCTCGATGTGATGAAGCCAGACCCCAATATGAATACGGTGATCACCCAAGTATACGATTCTTTCATCGCTTCCGATATCAAGCTAAAGCTGATGAACTATTACGATGATGAGCAGGAGATCTACGTTGTAAGGGCAGCTGGTGTTCCAGGGCTTCAAAAAATAGCAAAAATCAAGCTTTATGAGTTGGACCGACTAGGCTGGGTGGACTATTTAACCACTGTTTTTATAAAAAGGATTGAAAATAGTGAGAAAAAATATTACAATATGAATAATTTAGTACAGATTATGGAAAGATTAAGGAGTACAGAGGGCTGTCCTTGGGATAGGAAGCAAACACACGAAAGCCTCAAGAAATATTTGATAGAGGAAAGTGGGGAAGTGTTGGAGGCGATCGATGCTTGTGACGATAGCTCTATAGAAGAAGAATTGGGAGATGTACTTCTCCAGGTTGTTTTCCATAGCCAAATTGCAAAAGAGAGAGGCGCATTTCAAATAGAGGATGTGATTCGAGGAATCTGCAAAAAATTAATCTTTAGACACCCTCATATTTTTGGGGATCAAAATGCATATACAGAAGAAGATGTGGCTAAAATATGGGAAGAGCAGAAAAAGAAAGAGAAAGAAATGAAGAATAATTAA